In a single window of the Hyalangium gracile genome:
- a CDS encoding trigger factor, which yields MDTSSVPLPEARLSSSEPIRVSVPPAPPLTEEELIRRFNQLLREHARLRAREPGEPVELGDDVQLDIIGYANEKLIPFSIRGELWMELAPQDELPGFAETLAGSAVGDCVGIELVLPDTYPVKSLRGVRARFMVDLMAAREVVLPDPESEEFLRQLGRGSTLPEVMNALGQELLQEHEDARWLDAQNRVLDVLASRLEVKLPESLIDEEIRRRWEASEGPTVREKNFSPAETHEALQAWRTDPATRAEVERRLRVSMALKAVAERDGLRLEHNEVFGVLEKYMEAYGLKASEVREALATPETAAPLRNLAWHLRTVEHVMEQAEIHFEGGDA from the coding sequence ATGGACACCTCGTCCGTCCCGCTCCCCGAGGCCCGGCTCTCCTCGAGCGAGCCCATCCGCGTCTCCGTTCCGCCCGCGCCTCCGCTGACCGAGGAGGAGCTCATCCGCCGCTTCAACCAGCTGCTGCGCGAGCACGCCCGGCTGCGCGCTCGCGAGCCCGGTGAGCCCGTCGAGCTGGGGGACGACGTCCAGCTGGACATCATCGGCTACGCCAACGAGAAGCTCATTCCCTTCAGCATCCGCGGCGAGCTGTGGATGGAGCTGGCTCCCCAGGACGAGCTGCCGGGCTTCGCGGAGACCCTGGCCGGCTCGGCCGTGGGCGACTGCGTGGGCATCGAGCTCGTCCTGCCGGACACCTACCCCGTCAAGTCCCTGCGCGGGGTGAGGGCCCGGTTCATGGTGGACCTCATGGCCGCTCGGGAGGTGGTGCTGCCGGATCCCGAGTCCGAGGAGTTTCTGCGCCAGCTCGGCCGGGGCAGCACGCTCCCGGAGGTGATGAACGCCCTGGGCCAGGAGCTGCTCCAGGAGCACGAGGACGCGCGGTGGCTCGACGCGCAGAACCGGGTGCTGGACGTGCTCGCCTCCCGCCTGGAGGTGAAGCTACCCGAGTCCCTCATCGACGAGGAGATCCGCCGCCGCTGGGAAGCCTCCGAGGGCCCCACGGTCCGCGAGAAGAACTTCTCTCCGGCCGAGACCCATGAGGCGCTCCAGGCCTGGAGGACGGACCCTGCCACGCGGGCGGAGGTGGAGCGGCGGCTGCGCGTCTCGATGGCGCTCAAGGCCGTGGCCGAGCGGGATGGCCTGCGGCTCGAGCACAATGAAGTCTTCGGCGTCCTCGAGAAGTACATGGAGGCCTACGGGCTGAAGGCTTCGGAGGTGCGAGAGGCGCTCGCGACGCCCGAGACCGCCGCGCCCCTGCGCAACCTCGCCTGGCACCTGCGCACCGTCGAGCACGTGATGGAGCAGGCGGAGATCCACTTCGAGGGCGGCGACGCCTGA